The Diabrotica virgifera virgifera chromosome 4, PGI_DIABVI_V3a genome segment aaaatcatcatcagtgttaagataaacttgatgctagctgagccacaaaagaaaaatattagggtaaaTACCCTTTAAATATCACATTGATGCGTTATAAGTGCATACTTTGAAAAATTGCCTTGTGATGACTTTGCCATTAAGTCATCGGTATGTAAACAAGTAAattttggatcccacgtgttgggataTACATTACCTTAGTGAATTATCCCAGTTGCCATGTAACCATCACAAGGCAATTTTTCAAAGTGTGCACTTATAACGCATCAATGTGATATTTAAAGGGtgtttaccctaatatttttcttttgtggctcagctagcatcaagtttatcttaacactgatgatgattttataaaaaatcgaaaacgttttgttgtgatgtagccctttaaagggatttttaataaaaaattttataccttttacaaaggatttttttccaattttttttctaatttctgacagaaatagaatgtattttgacttaaataaatttaattcaaaaattatttttttggccaccctttataaaaataatcatattaatatttatattactgaatagagaattgaacaccctttcaaatgagctaccccACGATCCCTACTCCCGtttaaaaaatcatctattacgtcatcacgctcagatggatgacgtcactagtatgaagtATATGCCAGAAAATtgtaatttaagaataaaaatctacctgtttcttgatttttctccaaagtcgtccattttagagaaaatgaattttatcCACAATTTAGCCCCTCTTTGTGTATAGTGTTTCTCTACATCCTTATCACATTGGATAATCCAGGGTCGTAACTCCAGTGTAAAATTActaaatatactttttataaaCTTGTATCCGtgattttgtaaataattatcaATTTTTACTGTATTAAGAGGCCATATCAGATCGTCATCAATATTAATTCGGGAGAGAGTATCAGACccttttcgaaagttctgcgaaattTTGGCAATAGTGCATCGGCAgtatttgacattatctaaggTGAAGGCTAAATATTGTAACAATATACTCATATGCGCGCTAAATggaaataatagaaaataattttattattagtaaataaatatttataaaaataaaccaaaataggtACAATTTTTTTTGACGGCTTttctttatttttcgtttgatgcACTTTCcccatttttttaaactactgatgatatttctagaatTAAAAATACTCAGAAAatagaaagtgtatttttttgttcttcttaatggcggtacaggctcgtttttgtatttttttattaaattattataaaatagttTGCACAttctaacatatttctcaaatttggctctgtaccgccattctttactatatagtgcgttcataaagtaacgcacaaattcattatttcgtaaaccggcgactttacggaaaaatcccgaaacaagtcgatttttatttttaaattacaatttttggcatatatagcatattagtgacgtcatccatctggacgtgatggcgtgatgacgtaatcgatgactttttAACTGGGAATAGGGCTCATTTGATAGCTCATTAGAAAGggcattcaattctctattcaataatataaacaataacataattatttatacagggtgtccaaaaaatattttttaaattaaattaattgacacaaaaagatgaatgtaacttatttaattctaaatacattttactgatgtcagaaacagaataaaattttatttgaaaaatatacattGCTTTTCggttaaacgaaatgttcaaactgccaagagggaGGTAGGTGGCagatttaacatttaatttaaacgaaaaacaatatttatttgtcaaataaacatttttttcttttttctgacaacagtaaaatgtattttgaattaaataaatgacatacattcttctttttgtctcaattaatttatttaaaaataagtttttgaacaccctgtataaataattatgtcataatgtttatattagtgaatagagaattgaatatcctttcaaatgagctatcacataactcttattctcgtttaaaaatatcattgattatgtcatcacggccagatggatgacatcactagtattatatatatacccaAATATCGtaggttaaaaataaaaatcgacctgtttcggaatttttccttaaagtcgctggtttacgaaataatgaatttatgcattactttatggacgcatTGTATTACGACTATGTGTGgcaaatagtcctgtcgccaggggggtacaacggcctcctttattcagatggacttatgcatgtttttttatgtattttgacccgtggaacacgaattttttggttaacagttgatccggatttcgataagattgttataaacaaagaacttgaggaattacataacagcgatttctcgcaaaacaaaacatttttttgtattttttggatcattctaagcaaagaatgtttttacaagttttttcgtaggatgcatagttttcgagataaaagcggttaaactttaaaaaaatcgaaaaattgcaatttttgagcccgaataacttttgcataaaaaataaaatagcaactccgcttaccgcatttgaaagtttaagtcaaattatatcggttttgattatttggattgctaaaaatttatttttttattgttaaacaaagctataaacccATAGTGTTTTCCgagcctaatacatgcgttttaatgcatgctacgtagaaattgcctcgcttgtaCTTTTACCTAGTCTACATACTcgttcaattttaaatgagagatcattgaaaacattactcaagcactaggtatcgcggtgtgcaagtacttggaaggaaaacgagaaacgaccgtgcgcgggtcgcggagaaatattgcaactatcttaaataattcatattgtcaattgaaattgtcaaattgacgtatatttcataccttctgtcattgaagcagaaaaattatatattgctccacaatattgatatgatatgcaattattatataaaggtaaatttaattaattgtgttttgcttgcagtactgcattttaataactaattttatttactacatacaattgtttacgttttcataacataacctgaatcttattttttcttcttattatttttttggactatggccttgacaattatccagtaaccaggactaacataattggccaatataattaaaagtgcgaataaaagtacagagcgtagaaatagggctcgctttgccgaacttgcacggttgggcgttgtttaaacaataaaaaaataaatttttagcaatgcaaataatcaaaaccgatataatttgacttgaactttcaaatgcggtaagcagaattgccattttatttttcaagcaaaagttattcgggtaaaaaaattgcaattttttgattttttgaaagttcaaccgcgtttatctcgaaaactatgtatcctacgaaaaaacttgtcagaacattttctgcttagaatgacccaaaaaaatacaaaaaaatgttttgttttgggAGAAATCGCTGAATGTGcaattccttaagttctttgtttatatcaatcttatcgacatccggatcaactcttacccaaaaaaatcgtgttctatgggtcaaaatacatagaaaaaacttgggtaagtccatctgaacaAAGGAggcccccctggcgacaggactaaaatatCTCAACATAATATTCAAcattaaagctgcaatcttggaacccCTTTTTTTTCGCTTTGATAAggcgctgatgtagcctctttaAAAGTATACATACTTTCTTGTTTAAGGTATTAAAACCAAGAGATGCTATGCCCTATGTTATCTTGACTGGTCTTGGTAtacaaaatttttatgttttgACAGAGACTGGACAATATTTAGAGAACGAGGTAAGGTATTAACAAcacatttatattttaaatatgtttaacattaaataaatctccggctcgaaggaccacaAATGAAGAAGTACCGATTTggtttcaatagggcttttcatcgattgtcatttgtttcgagcttctgtcatgtgtcacataatattaatatatctacgtcgtacgtctttggtttgtattattgtatataccaataacgtatgtcgtagatatattgatattatgtgacacatgacagaagctcgaaacaaatgactgtgaatcaAAAGCCCTATTCCCAAACTCCTTTCTCCGTTTCTTGATTGAAAAATGAATGACTTCTTTTTCActaattgttttatttaaaaaaaaatacacttactAAAAGCTAAGTTTAGCTTTTACGCCAGACACAGCGAGAATTAATATGTTGTAcaaaaaaagtcccaaatattaattgGGACTCAATTAAGAACTATTATGTGGAAAAAGCTATcgttttttgaaaaatgtgtCACATTGACGAATATTTTATCACTGTCATTTTTTAAGATTAATGTTTTAAGAAGGCCGGAATCGTGTATTAAGTGTGACATAATTTTAGGGGCATAGTAAAGCAAAGAttataatttagattatttaataaagtttcaacaacatttattttttaaaatcaaaatattttttgctcTTTTATATCTTGTTACCGCTCTAATAAATTCTAATTAAAATTTCCTTAGCGTTATTTGATGATGgaaatatttgttatttttggcaTCTTAGCAATTTTATCTAGCGGTTTTTTAAACATATCGAGGAGTTGTCCTCATATTGTGAGggaaaaaattatggaataaattaattttttcgagaatgggAGATGTTGGAGagaaattccgaaacaggtcgatttttcgcgtgatagttcatttgaaattttgttcaattctcttttcagtaatataaacattaccataattatttataaagggaggccaaaacaatattttttgaattaaatttattgccAAAAAGGATGTATGTaattgatttaattcaaaatacattttgctgctgtcacaaaagagaaaaaaatgtttatatgacaaataatcattgcttttctttttatttagaaacacccggTATAAAAATTCTAAAAGCGTTACAAAATTTGAACTAAAAAACTAGTTAATGTTAACACAAATTTCTTCATTAGAAAAATCCGATATATTATAGATATTTTTTGCAAACACTTTTAGGACATACGTTAGTTGTTTCTATTGTCTATGCGACAAAATATTTCATGGAACTGCTCACCACTGCTTTTTAAACCAGCTGCAGTTGTTAGTGTCAAATTATTTTATCGTGAACTATTCCTATCTTTAAAAACTTGTTCCACatcttataaaaaatataatgtcacttcCTCAAATGAAGTCAAATTTTCGTGAATAAAATGGTCACGAAATTGCAATAAATTCATATCATAAcaccaactctgaattttgaattttattggcgtaaattgatataaataaaccTAAAATCAAATGGGAATGTACACGTGTCAAAGACAGAAAAAagattttatctactctatgtcatattatatgtataagtttttagtttgtgaaaactgtcattatagataagagtgcgtgaagtgtttaaagtgtgcgtgaagtaacaatgtactttaaatgggatttactttttcgcactgtttttgacacactttcataatCATAttaaaatatccttaactttggcgttgtcatggtgatgatataatgagcaataaattacgacaaaagttttgacagttttgtggtttgaaagaagttagaatttttaaatgtcaaagttctaaaaattgtagaatagtaataaattccagtgacgaagagttacagtttttttatttgttcatcatagataaaaatattgtatgaaactgtgcgtgaagtactttttgcgaacttacgcgatgtatagcactcgctcagttgtcgctcgtgctctgaacatcgcgtgcgttcgcaaaaagtatacttcacgaactgtttcataaataactattgtaatTCGGTATGCCATAAATTTTTCTGATGACTTAAGGTAGAAGCTTACTCTTATCTtatagataataaagtaggtataatttggtcagtcataaaaaagtatacagggtgtcccgaaaagattggtcataaattataccacagattctggggtcaaaaataggttgattgaacctcacttacctatatacaattaatagtgcacacaaaaaaagttacagccctttgaagttacaaactgaaaatcgattttttttcatatatcgaaaactcttagagattttttattgaaaataaactggTGACATTCTTatagtagcaacatcttaaaaaaaaattaaaatgaaatttgtgcaccccataaaaattttatggggattttgttcccttaaacccccaaacttttgtgtacgttccaattaaattattattgttgcactattaggtaaacacattatttttaaaacttttttgcctcttagtactttttcgataagccagtgtttatcgagatattttgaatatttgtcgatttcaccacatatttgtatatggttaagtacgattatagagagctgttaataatctgaaaatttatttataatttacattattaggtatatttttgaaaaagaaggcacatctcgataaaaggtgacttatcaaaaaaagactaagaggcaaaaaagttttaaaaacactgtgtttacctaatggtaccacaataatagtttaattggaacgtacacaaacatttggggggtttaaaggaacaaaacccccctAAAATGTTTATGaaatcatattaaaaaagaagacgCATCCCGATAAgaactggcttatctaaaaaatatcaagaggcaaaaaagttttagaaacgttttgtttaactaatggtaccacaataatgaattaattggaacgtacacaaaagtttgggggggaggggcttaaggaaacaaaacccccataaattttttatggggtggacaaatttcactataattttgttttaagatgttcctgccgtaagaatgccccatgttcattttcaataaagaatctttaatagttttcgatatattgaaaaaaatcgatttctattttgtaatttcaaagggctgtaactttttttatgagcacatttgtactagggtgagttaggttcaatcgaactatttttgaccccagaatgtgtggtataatttatgaccaatcttttcgggacaccctgtataattcctCTATTCGGCTTAGCTCACTCTGGGTAAGCTCTTTTCAATAGCCATCAGACTAATAgtatttatgaatgacagttttatagacttcaaaaatgtgatttcgataaatttTACTTACAATTTAAACCGTTATTAATTAAAATTCAGGGTTGTCGCAATGATATGAATTTTATTGTAAATTCGAGTCTAATATTACTCacgtaaattttatttcatttcagTGATATTGTATTTTTCAAAAGATGTGTGCGGTTTCTGTTGTAAAAAAAACTCACGTTATTTTACAAAAGGTAAAAAATGTGATATTTGTGTCTAATTGTGAAAATTGttgattattaattttttttatttcgtattaaattccagtCAGAAACCATATACATGAACGCCACACGGTTCAAATGGTTTCAATGGGACAGAAGTAATCGCACTTTATTGTTAAACTTTCTGCTACAGACAAAGAGACCCCTTTCATTTAATTGTTACAGAATTATTTACCAAAATCGTGCACTACTACTTCTGGTAAGtgaaaaattattaacataaaaTCGAACAAAATACTTTTGACCCACAGAGaagtattttttatctaaaagcttctgaaaacttatataatgtttattttaataagttacaggagtgaaaaaaaaaagagaaaaactagtgtcatttttaatttcaaatatctcatttaaaagaaactttttgtttattctagggactttcgaccctcggtaataatgtaatctttcattctgcgtttaaatttttcaataatacttgttagttttctctggattcgaaaaaaaaatgaatgcatttaaaacacattggcgcgaaagtTTGTACCTGCGccgttaataaattattgtttaaacgTACACGTAAATTACACTGGTAAATATACACTGCTTCCGAAAATTTCTTCACTCtctaggtaatttgggtctgctgaacCCAAAAATGCCATCAGAATTGCTCCATTAGCTTGTTTTCACAAAGTATGATGAGAGATCACATTGCAATTGAAAGCAGCGCTACTACATACAGTGaacagattctaaaggtgccggagggggatggcgtctatgcgcaGTTATTAACCCATTAGCTCCCACGGATAGCATATCGTATCAAACTCCCTCTCATTATTATTGAGGCTTCAGTAGATTTGTTTTAGCGGGAATTCGAATATTTTCAGTTTCAAGGTTAGCAGACATGACAGACTTTCATTCTATCTAATTTGTAAGACGATTGCTGGAAGTTTTATTGATGTGCAATGTTTTTTCCTGAACAGTTTTTATTTTCAGTCGAAATTATGGATGTTCGACGGGCGCAAGTATATTTTCGCGGTTGTAttgcatattttaataaaagtttgatATAAACGCTAATGTAAATAGATCAGATATTTGTTTTGAAATTTGTTGTGaaacaaatacagtggaacctcgattacccgtctctccattaaccgtcacctctgttaaccgtcacctctgttaaccgtcacctctgttaaccgtcacctctgttaaccgtcagagCACATACATgcgttgtattgactacataagcaaaaaatTGTGAAACAAATACatgtaagacttttagccacattgaattttattatatggatggcacattgcaattattcattattcatgggctaattaatgggcattatatttctttattatactgtttactgccaaacaaaaaaacagaaatttacaacaatattttttatttgttaagatcagaaatttttaaagatctcaaaattgagtttattgctggtaaaatttttgaagattttgaaaaggaatgcaattattgaaatgtgtccgaacactgaaatacatggttgtgaatttcacctacactaagcttggtatagaaatgtcttggtctcttgatttaatatcagaatataaaaatgattctgaaagaagcaagtggctcaaacatacttttggccttacatacaaaaccagaagacgtatcagactgttttgtgtttgatttaatgtcatgcaaaccaggaaagggagcgttcaagtattacgtaacgcaccTTGGGGGGAGGGGAGATCTTGCataacgttacggcgcgttacatgggggggggtcaaaaatcttcaaaaactgcgttacgtaatacatGAAACGCCCCGAATGCTGATTATTTAGTTTAAACTTAtatagacgaaaatgccatattctccccatatttgtggacagaggcaaattcttctgttactcgtattacgaatgcttgcgaatcttttcattcgcattttaatttatcgttttgtaatacgcatccatccatatatattttctttgaaaaaattaaagaatttcaggtagatacgtatgttaaaatttaaagtttgcatattgcaaaacctatcaaagataaacaagttaaactgaaattcaaaaatgtagtaaatttattaagatatcagtctaatcaaatgactagaatTGAATTTGTAAAGTGTCTgccttattatagtaaatattaaataataatttatacgtcttgcatattatctatattataaactattattataatgtaaggaaattaatggCTTGTATTctgatttcggatgctttcataatagacattcttaaattaaacctatatttttattttattacctgagtgagttggtgaggaaaatacctaccggattaataggaacctttaaatttggtgaggaaaatacctgtcggattatatgtttttactggttggtgaggaatttacctccgccccttTCATCCGGTGTAAATGACCCCACCAACGCAGTTGTCTCTGTTCTATAAACTCCAATGTGTACTGTAATTTTGGCTCGTTCCTTATATCCGTGTTCCTTATTCTATCCATTTGGGTAACACCTTTAACTCTTCTTAACAACTTCATCTACATACCCTTTTATTGCTCTTATACTATTGAAGTTGCGATTGAATTATACCTACGATACCTTTTTTTTGTAATACCATAACCTTACATGAATTTTTTGCACATTATATTGCACAAAAATATGCACGTAGGTATagatttttaaattagaataattgattactaattattatgtttttattattttaggtatTTCGTATGCTACATTTATATACGGCGTTCTACAACGGCTTACA includes the following:
- the LOC126883491 gene encoding uncharacterized protein LOC126883491, which translates into the protein MQWRFFMMVFTAGAVLGALLINILVLKPRDAMPYVILTGLGIQNFYVLTETGQYLENESETIYMNATRFKWFQWDRSNRTLLLNFLLQTKRPLSFNCYRIIYQNRALLLLVFRMLHLYTAFYNGLQPT